One stretch of Malus domestica chromosome 14, GDT2T_hap1 DNA includes these proteins:
- the LOC139191352 gene encoding uncharacterized protein has product MSGPSDRRFDLNLVEEAAPPSPDNIWRPSFVSPTGPLTVGDSVMKNDMTAAVVARNLLTPKDNRLFSKRSDELAVKDSLALSVQCAGSVSNMAQRLFARTRQVESLAAEVMSLKQEIRGLKHENKQLHRLAHDYATNMKRKLDQMKETDGQVLLDHQRFVGLFQRHLLPLSSGAVPRNEAPNDQPLMPPPSRVLSSTEAPNDPPPVPSLSGALPTAETSPKQPL; this is encoded by the coding sequence atgtctggcccctccgaccgtcgttttgacttgaaccttgttgaagaggcagccccgccttctccagacaacatatggcgcccatccttcgtctcccctactggtcctcttaccgttggggattctgtgatgaagaatgatatgaccgctgcggtggtggccaggaaccttctcactcccaaagataacagactattttccaaacggtctgatgagttagctgttaaggattcgctggctcttagtgttcagtgtgcaggttctgtgtctaatatggcccaacgcctatttgctcgaacccgccaagttgaatcattggcggctgaagtgatgagtctcaaacaggagattagagggctcaagcatgagaataaacagttgcaccggctcgcacatgactatgctacaaacatgaagaggaagcttgaccagatgaaggaaactgatggtcaggttttacttgatcatcagagatttgtgggtttgttccaaaggcatttattgcctttgtcttctggggctgtaccgcgtaatgaagctccgaatgatcaacctctgatgcctcctccttctagggttctgtccagtactgaggctccaaatgatccccctccggtgccttctctttctggggctctaccgactgctgagacttctcctaagcaacctttgtga